One region of Turicibacter bilis genomic DNA includes:
- a CDS encoding potassium/proton antiporter, whose protein sequence is MEFSLMICAIILMVCILLSRLTHRLGLPSLLFFILLGMIFGSDGFFKVAFNDYHLTEQLCTIALIFIIFYGGFGTNWKTARPVMKPALVLSTLGVLLTAAITGLFCYFFLHLELIESLLIGAIISSTDAASVFSILRSKKLNLKDGTASILELESGSNDPMAYMLTILLIDLMKQTANLSEIPLLLLNQLGFGTLFGVCIGMITVIILRRVNFMMDGLETIFVLAIALLTYALPTAIGGNGYLATYLAGIIIGNGAIPDKVTLVNFFDGLTGLAQILIFFLLGLLSFPSQMPTILLPAILIFLWLTFVARPLTTFLLMKPFKSTVSQKLLLSWSGLRGASSIVFAILVVLKGSDTTYDIFHISFCICLISVTLQGTLLPAIAHKLAMIDDNDNVLKTFTDYQEEEHLPLLQIFITPTHNWANRLISELNLTDTLILMIKRNEQTIIPNGQTMILPGDQLVVSGTSFHEQTNLTLNEINIDKNHPWLSKEIKDLDLPPQTLIILIKRQDGTSITPKGDTLIQQGDTIVLTCETFNECIISCI, encoded by the coding sequence ATGGAGTTTTCTTTAATGATTTGTGCCATTATTTTAATGGTTTGTATTCTACTTAGCAGGCTGACTCACCGATTGGGTCTTCCTTCTTTACTATTTTTCATTCTTCTTGGGATGATCTTTGGATCAGATGGCTTTTTTAAAGTGGCCTTCAATGACTATCATCTTACCGAACAATTATGTACCATCGCCTTAATCTTCATTATTTTCTATGGGGGGTTCGGAACCAATTGGAAAACAGCTAGACCGGTCATGAAACCGGCTTTAGTCTTATCTACACTAGGTGTCCTTTTAACAGCAGCTATAACAGGACTTTTTTGTTACTTCTTTCTTCATCTTGAACTCATTGAAAGTTTACTCATTGGGGCTATCATCAGTTCAACCGATGCAGCATCCGTCTTCTCAATCTTACGTTCGAAAAAATTAAACCTTAAAGATGGAACTGCCTCTATTTTAGAGCTTGAAAGCGGAAGTAATGACCCAATGGCTTACATGCTAACAATTCTTCTCATTGATTTAATGAAGCAAACTGCTAACCTAAGTGAAATCCCGCTTCTCTTACTGAATCAACTGGGATTTGGGACACTATTTGGTGTTTGCATTGGGATGATTACCGTTATTATCTTAAGAAGAGTTAACTTTATGATGGATGGCTTAGAAACAATCTTCGTCTTGGCCATTGCGCTTTTAACGTATGCTCTTCCAACAGCTATCGGTGGAAATGGATATTTAGCAACTTATCTAGCCGGAATCATTATTGGAAATGGAGCCATCCCAGATAAAGTAACTTTAGTAAACTTCTTTGATGGTCTCACCGGATTAGCTCAAATTCTAATCTTCTTCCTACTTGGACTTCTATCCTTCCCATCCCAAATGCCCACCATTTTACTACCTGCTATCCTTATCTTTTTATGGCTAACCTTTGTCGCTCGTCCATTAACAACCTTCTTATTAATGAAGCCCTTTAAAAGTACCGTTTCCCAAAAACTCCTCTTATCTTGGTCTGGTCTTCGTGGAGCCTCTTCCATCGTCTTTGCTATCTTAGTTGTTTTAAAAGGATCGGATACCACGTATGATATTTTCCATATTAGTTTTTGCATCTGTCTCATCTCAGTGACCTTACAAGGAACATTGCTTCCCGCTATCGCCCATAAACTCGCGATGATTGATGATAACGACAACGTCCTCAAAACGTTCACTGACTACCAGGAAGAAGAACACCTTCCCTTGCTCCAAATCTTTATCACCCCAACCCATAACTGGGCAAATCGTCTCATTAGTGAACTAAACCTCACCGACACCTTAATTTTAATGATTAAACGCAATGAACAGACAATTATCCCGAATGGACAAACGATGATTTTACCTGGTGATCAACTCGTTGTCAGTGGCACCAGTTTTCACGAACAAACTAATCTCACGCTTAATGAGATTAATATTGATAAAAATCATCCTTGGCTTAGTAAAGAAATCAAAGACCTTGATCTTCCACCTCAAACTTTAATTATCTTAATCAAACGTCAGGATGGAACAAGTATCACCCCAAAAGGTGATACACTTATCCAACAAGGAGATACCATTGTTCTAACCTGTGAAACCTTTAATGAATGCATCATTTCTTGTATCTAA
- a CDS encoding ParA family protein codes for MGKAKIISIINYKGGVGKTVSAFNIAAGLNFLNQNSVLLIDLDPQCSLSTICMRAYSKTKGEHIRFSSLKEEETINHIFNSYLNREILDFDVPFNLDKLIKHNFYTGGKYKLQKFDFIPSSMYSNSHQGMMRGLEGIESEIKRRFGDDANSSIKRLSILAKFLKEVELDQKYDFIIFDCPPSNNFIVQNALFVSDYYVVPTIMDEMGVQGINHLKNIVENDSVQIICKQYRSLIDLAPSNSYLSYLKSGSPKMIGIIETLRKASSSKGGTEAEQWRRFVETKLPGMLFTPVVYHQVEVQKLINAGECCFINWKRNGTLPANESYGQIVFDLLDRINVPKSQFSREITDIL; via the coding sequence GTGGGAAAAGCAAAGATTATATCAATTATTAATTATAAGGGCGGCGTCGGAAAAACGGTCAGTGCCTTTAATATCGCAGCGGGACTAAACTTTTTAAATCAAAACTCGGTTTTATTAATTGATTTAGATCCACAGTGTTCACTAAGTACGATTTGTATGAGAGCCTATTCTAAGACTAAAGGGGAACATATTCGCTTTAGTAGTTTAAAAGAAGAAGAAACAATTAATCATATATTTAATAGTTATCTTAATCGTGAGATATTAGATTTTGATGTTCCATTCAATTTAGATAAGTTAATCAAACACAACTTTTATACTGGTGGAAAATATAAATTGCAAAAATTTGATTTTATTCCATCAAGTATGTATAGTAACTCACATCAAGGGATGATGAGAGGATTAGAAGGAATAGAATCTGAGATTAAGCGTAGATTTGGGGATGATGCAAATAGTAGCATTAAACGGTTAAGTATTTTAGCTAAATTTTTAAAAGAAGTCGAGCTAGATCAAAAGTATGATTTTATTATTTTTGATTGTCCACCAAGCAATAACTTTATTGTTCAAAATGCACTGTTTGTATCTGACTATTATGTGGTTCCAACTATTATGGATGAGATGGGAGTACAAGGGATCAATCATTTGAAAAATATAGTGGAGAATGATTCGGTTCAAATCATTTGTAAACAATACAGGTCATTAATTGATTTAGCACCTAGTAATTCATATCTATCTTACCTTAAAAGTGGAAGTCCTAAGATGATTGGAATTATTGAGACTTTACGTAAGGCATCAAGTTCTAAAGGTGGAACTGAGGCAGAGCAATGGCGTAGATTTGTTGAAACTAAGTTACCAGGAATGTTATTTACACCAGTTGTTTATCATCAGGTAGAGGTTCAGAAACTAATTAATGCAGGAGAATGTTGTTTTATTAATTGGAAACGAAATGGGACTCTGCCAGCAAATGAAAGTTATGGACAGATAGTTTTTGATTTGTTAGATCGTATAAATGTTCCAAAGAGTCAGTTTTCAAGGGAAATCACAGATATTTTATAA
- a CDS encoding RNA polymerase sigma factor — MELEKVIQVVLTTDKQAYEQIIKRYYSSIYHYVYQQVGDVEASKELCQDIFFEAYRSLKRYNSKKASFQTWLYKIANYRCIDYLRSKAYQQRTFDGEDELETLSESSDDALTRLIKEEKAQKINQLMRTCLKPKYERIMRYYFYADLSPQEIAILEKTSVKTIYTIIKRSLDKLKIALGGDCHE; from the coding sequence ATGGAATTGGAGAAGGTGATTCAGGTCGTGTTAACGACCGATAAACAGGCGTATGAACAAATTATAAAGCGTTATTATTCATCCATTTATCATTATGTTTATCAGCAGGTGGGGGATGTTGAGGCGAGTAAGGAGTTATGCCAGGATATTTTCTTTGAGGCATATCGTTCGCTTAAGCGTTATAATTCGAAAAAGGCGTCTTTCCAGACGTGGCTTTATAAGATTGCGAATTATCGTTGTATTGATTATTTGCGAAGCAAGGCGTATCAACAGCGCACGTTTGATGGGGAAGATGAATTAGAGACTTTATCTGAAAGCTCAGACGATGCCTTAACAAGATTAATTAAAGAAGAGAAAGCACAAAAGATTAATCAGCTGATGCGAACTTGTTTAAAACCAAAGTATGAACGGATTATGAGGTATTATTTTTATGCAGATTTAAGTCCACAGGAAATTGCAATATTAGAAAAAACATCAGTTAAAACAATTTATACGATTATTAAGCGGAGTTTAGATAAATTAAAGATTGCTTTAGGAGGCGATTGTCATGAATAA
- a CDS encoding SH3 domain-containing protein yields the protein MPKKVLITLSLMGAALCNQDYMKTVFAEESRPSALLERSSVKIAITMENLNLRDKASTSGRILTTIPKGKTVTILSEKDENGWYKVSYDGKTGYVSRSYLTTSNSTPAVSKTGTATENLNLRDQPGTSGKILTTIPKGKTVTILSEKDENGWYKVSYGGKTGYVSGSYLTTSPSGSTTITTKTGTATENLNLRNQASLSGKILTTIPKGKTVTILSEKDENGWYKVSYDGKTGYAISNYIKEDDSNSEATESAPSKPTVSKTGTTTENLNLRNQASLSGKVLMTIPKGKTVTILSEKDENGWYKVSYDGKTGYAISNYIKEGDSNSESTESTPSTPVPIEGQPTENLNLRDQPSTSGKILTTIPKGKTVTILSEKNANGWYKVSYNGKTGYVSGSYFKVTKYEELEETVIWTGTVNTNESIVYKTADTSATTLTAYHAGQKVEVVKVQGDWVRIKYNDTYAWMLKKVVTQGNLPNSTILWDGEIGKDTKLYATKSTTSTVLNSLTKGTVVYVIEEDGDWLKIKHHDGYGYVQRVTVINLSIPTIPENILWTGKTTENLNVRNYPDVSGILLGTLTKGTIIEVVSEDSKGWLKIKYEHGYGYVNGSYVQKDDSQTPETPETTKQIAYVYNLDGGTLNVRPQPNTSQSAIGKLSEGEAVTIVGESGNWYEIEYNNSIAYVSKDYITFTPITPETPEITKQIAYVYNLDGGTLNVRPQPNTNQAAIGKLAEGEAVTIVGESGNWYEIEYNNSTGYVSKDYITFTPITPETPEITKQIAYVYNLDGGTLNVRPQPNTNQAAIGKLAEGEAVTIVGESGNWYEIEYNNSTGYVSKDYITFTPITPETPEITKQIAYVYNLDGGTLNVRPQPNTNQAAIGKLAEGEAVTIVGESGNWYEIEYNNSTGYVSKDYITFTPITPETPEITKQIAYVYNLDGGTLNVRPQPNTSQSAIGKLTEGEAVTIVGESGNWYEIEYNNSTGYVSKDYITFNKPNQHPDANIDFETTPRIGVVIDSVTSLNIRQEATTNSVILGTLTAKDEVSIIGRFNDFYKISYDDSYAYVHKDYVGVKATSNLNGRVSYLTTEYSYSLTKFAQIQQSYTSGTIQSITSYLNPNNPANVNYLLQYLRIDQFRSFDVAGLNKELQNKGVLHNQGQIFYNASRYYNIDPIFFVSQSIHETNWGTSNLAKGITITEIADENKPIKDSSGKIIDYERIQLDKPVTVYNLFGIGARDHAPRLLGTTYAYKKGWTTPEKAIFGAAEFISLNYINSPKYQQNTPFKIKYNQLSANQWHQYATTPWYAYEIGNYMHRFAYLYDDNQEFLLDIPVYK from the coding sequence ATGCCAAAAAAGGTTTTAATTACCCTATCGCTTATGGGGGCAGCTCTTTGCAATCAAGATTATATGAAGACGGTTTTTGCGGAAGAAAGTCGACCTAGTGCCCTTTTAGAGCGTTCAAGTGTAAAAATAGCAATAACTATGGAAAATCTGAATTTGCGAGATAAAGCAAGCACAAGCGGGAGGATTTTAACGACAATTCCGAAAGGAAAGACAGTGACGATTCTTTCAGAAAAAGATGAAAATGGCTGGTATAAAGTAAGCTACGATGGAAAAACGGGATATGTGAGTAGATCTTATTTAACGACAAGTAATTCAACGCCAGCAGTGTCTAAAACAGGAACAGCAACAGAAAACTTAAACTTACGAGATCAACCGGGTACAAGTGGAAAGATTTTAACGACAATTCCGAAAGGAAAGACAGTGACGATTCTTTCAGAAAAAGATGAAAATGGCTGGTATAAAGTAAGCTACGGTGGAAAAACGGGATATGTGAGTGGATCTTATTTAACCACAAGCCCAAGTGGTTCAACGACCATAACGACTAAAACAGGAACGGCAACAGAAAACTTAAACTTGCGAAATCAAGCTAGTTTAAGTGGAAAGATTTTAACGACGATTCCGAAAGGAAAGACAGTGACAATTCTTTCAGAAAAAGATGAAAATGGTTGGTATAAAGTCAGTTATGATGGAAAAACGGGATATGCTATCAGCAATTATATTAAAGAAGATGATAGTAATTCCGAGGCAACAGAGAGTGCACCATCAAAGCCAACAGTATCTAAAACGGGAACAACAACAGAAAACTTAAACTTGCGAAATCAAGCTAGTTTAAGTGGAAAGGTTTTAATGACAATTCCGAAAGGAAAGACAGTAACAATTCTTTCAGAAAAAGATGAAAATGGTTGGTATAAAGTCAGTTATGATGGAAAAACGGGATATGCTATCAGCAATTATATTAAAGAAGGTGATAGTAATTCCGAGTCAACAGAGAGTACACCATCAACACCAGTTCCGATTGAAGGACAGCCAACAGAAAATTTAAACTTAAGAGATCAACCAAGTACAAGTGGAAAGATTTTAACGACGATTCCGAAAGGAAAGACAGTGACGATTCTTTCAGAAAAAAATGCGAATGGTTGGTATAAAGTAAGTTATAATGGCAAAACAGGATATGTGAGCGGTTCATATTTTAAGGTGACTAAATACGAAGAACTAGAAGAAACTGTTATTTGGACTGGAACTGTTAATACCAATGAAAGTATTGTTTACAAAACAGCTGATACTAGTGCAACTACTTTAACAGCTTATCATGCTGGACAAAAGGTTGAAGTCGTTAAAGTACAAGGCGATTGGGTTAGAATTAAGTATAATGATACTTATGCATGGATGTTAAAAAAAGTTGTCACTCAAGGTAATTTACCAAATTCAACAATATTATGGGATGGAGAAATTGGTAAAGATACAAAGCTATATGCAACAAAAAGTACAACTAGTACAGTATTAAATTCATTAACTAAAGGAACAGTGGTCTATGTTATTGAAGAAGATGGAGATTGGTTGAAAATTAAGCATCACGATGGATATGGTTATGTTCAACGAGTAACTGTTATAAATCTTAGTATACCAACAATTCCGGAAAATATTCTTTGGACAGGAAAAACAACAGAGAATTTAAATGTTCGTAATTATCCCGATGTAAGTGGAATCCTTCTTGGAACCTTAACTAAAGGAACCATTATTGAGGTTGTAAGTGAGGATTCAAAGGGATGGTTAAAGATTAAGTATGAACATGGATATGGATATGTAAATGGAAGTTATGTTCAAAAAGATGATTCCCAAACACCTGAAACACCAGAAACTACAAAGCAAATAGCTTATGTTTATAACTTAGATGGTGGAACACTAAATGTTCGACCACAACCGAATACTAGTCAGTCAGCTATTGGAAAATTATCTGAAGGAGAGGCTGTCACAATCGTAGGTGAATCTGGAAACTGGTATGAAATCGAATATAATAATTCAATAGCATACGTATCAAAAGATTATATTACGTTTACGCCGATAACACCTGAAACGCCAGAAATTACAAAGCAAATAGCTTATGTTTATAACTTAGATGGTGGGACACTAAATGTTCGACCACAACCGAATACTAATCAAGCAGCTATTGGAAAGTTAGCTGAAGGAGAGGCTGTCACAATCGTAGGTGAATCTGGAAATTGGTATGAAATCGAATATAATAATTCAACGGGATATGTATCAAAAGATTATATTACGTTTACGCCGATAACACCTGAAACGCCAGAAATTACAAAGCAAATAGCTTATGTTTATAACTTAGATGGTGGGACACTAAATGTTCGACCACAACCGAATACTAATCAAGCAGCTATTGGAAAGTTAGCTGAAGGAGAGGCTGTCACAATCGTAGGTGAATCTGGAAATTGGTATGAAATCGAATATAATAATTCAACGGGATATGTATCAAAAGATTATATTACGTTTACGCCGATAACACCTGAAACGCCAGAAATTACAAAGCAAATAGCTTATGTTTATAACTTAGATGGTGGGACACTAAATGTTCGACCACAACCGAATACTAATCAAGCAGCTATTGGAAAGTTAGCTGAAGGAGAGGCTGTCACAATCGTAGGTGAATCTGGAAATTGGTATGAAATCGAATATAATAATTCAACGGGATATGTATCAAAAGATTATATTACGTTTACGCCCATAACACCTGAAACGCCAGAAATTACAAAGCAAATAGCTTATGTTTATAACTTAGATGGTGGGACACTAAATGTTCGACCACAACCGAATACTAGTCAGTCAGCTATTGGAAAATTAACTGAAGGAGAGGCTGTCACAATTGTAGGTGAATCTGGAAACTGGTACGAAATCGAATATAATAATTCAACGGGATATGTATCAAAAGATTATATTACGTTTAATAAACCAAATCAACATCCAGATGCTAATATTGATTTTGAAACTACACCACGTATAGGTGTGGTTATCGATAGTGTTACAAGTTTAAACATTCGACAAGAAGCTACAACTAACTCAGTTATTTTAGGAACATTAACAGCAAAAGATGAAGTAAGTATTATTGGTCGTTTCAATGATTTCTATAAAATTAGTTATGATGATAGCTATGCCTATGTTCATAAAGATTATGTCGGGGTTAAGGCAACAAGTAATTTAAATGGTCGTGTTAGTTATTTAACAACGGAATATAGCTATTCGTTAACTAAGTTTGCACAAATCCAACAAAGTTACACGTCCGGTACAATACAGTCAATTACAAGTTATTTGAATCCAAACAACCCGGCTAATGTTAACTATCTACTTCAATATTTACGCATTGATCAATTCCGAAGTTTTGATGTTGCTGGATTGAACAAAGAACTTCAAAATAAAGGAGTCCTTCATAATCAAGGTCAGATTTTCTATAATGCATCGAGATACTATAATATTGATCCTATTTTCTTTGTGTCTCAGTCTATTCATGAAACGAATTGGGGAACTAGTAATTTGGCTAAAGGAATTACAATTACAGAAATTGCAGATGAGAATAAACCAATTAAAGATTCTAGTGGAAAGATTATTGACTATGAGCGCATTCAATTAGATAAACCAGTGACGGTTTATAACTTATTTGGAATTGGGGCTAGGGATCATGCTCCCCGTTTATTAGGAACGACTTACGCTTATAAAAAAGGGTGGACAACTCCTGAAAAAGCAATCTTTGGTGCAGCTGAATTTATTTCTTTGAATTATATTAATTCACCAAAATATCAGCAAAATACTCCATTTAAAATTAAATATAATCAATTAAGTGCTAACCAATGGCATCAATATGCGACAACACCATGGTACGCTTATGAAATAGGAAATTATATGCATCGATTTGCTTATTTATATGACGACAATCAAGAGTTTTTATTAGATATTCCGGTTTATAAATAA
- a CDS encoding HAD family hydrolase: MKAVLFDVDDTLYDQVIPFQKAYEELFKGSFELSIEELYKRSRYYSDEVFEATQRGEMSMEAMYIYRVQKAFESFGISVTDDEALEFQRLYAGNQKKLEISETMRTIIELCQKHEIMMGVITNGPSQHQWNKVKALKVMEFIREEYIFVSGDIGVAKPQIGIFQHVEKIMNLNPEETLFIGDTFQSDIIGAKGAGWKAIWLNRHHAEHPEGNIQADYCINNEAELYKLVLNFITNEAI, from the coding sequence ATGAAGGCAGTTCTATTTGATGTGGATGATACGTTATATGATCAGGTGATTCCTTTTCAAAAGGCGTATGAAGAATTATTTAAAGGGAGTTTTGAACTTTCAATTGAAGAGTTATATAAACGAAGTCGTTATTATAGTGATGAAGTGTTTGAAGCTACTCAGCGTGGAGAAATGTCGATGGAGGCCATGTATATTTATCGTGTACAAAAAGCCTTTGAGAGTTTTGGTATAAGTGTCACAGATGATGAAGCATTAGAGTTTCAACGACTTTATGCAGGTAATCAAAAGAAATTAGAAATTTCTGAAACGATGCGAACAATCATTGAACTCTGTCAAAAACATGAGATTATGATGGGGGTTATTACAAATGGACCTTCACAGCATCAATGGAATAAAGTGAAGGCATTGAAGGTAATGGAGTTTATTCGAGAGGAATATATCTTCGTCTCAGGAGATATTGGAGTTGCTAAACCGCAAATTGGCATCTTTCAGCATGTAGAGAAAATAATGAACCTTAATCCAGAGGAGACATTATTTATTGGAGATACGTTTCAGAGTGATATTATAGGTGCCAAGGGAGCTGGTTGGAAAGCTATTTGGTTAAACCGCCACCATGCAGAGCATCCAGAAGGGAATATTCAAGCGGATTATTGTATCAATAATGAAGCAGAGCTTTATAAATTAGTGTTAAACTTTATAACTAATGAAGCTATCTAA
- a CDS encoding CPBP family intramembrane glutamic endopeptidase — MKLKEKMVAVPIIKHPMVYLLLVLVFLAMLRTPILSVFSRPEMILMIYLGIFLIFSVTVGFKEIGPFYNKGGGIINLIGITGAVYVCGILAESFTGYFLSANDPQLLDQYTFHLSGPYVLNQLARYSLVGIGEEIFKLCVFFILYWLGVKVSKHKLGSCIISVIVTSFFFGLLHSNYNYDQWLNITLIIGVGALVYFYFLFKYQTIVPLMIAHGLQDFLVSLEHTEELTGIYSLFLVGLILIWFIARFGFGIKVKTER, encoded by the coding sequence ATGAAACTTAAAGAGAAGATGGTAGCTGTCCCTATTATTAAACATCCAATGGTTTATTTGTTGCTTGTCTTAGTTTTTCTGGCGATGTTAAGGACGCCAATTTTATCTGTTTTTTCAAGACCAGAAATGATTTTAATGATATACTTAGGGATATTTTTAATTTTTTCAGTGACAGTTGGATTCAAAGAAATTGGACCTTTCTATAATAAGGGAGGCGGAATCATCAATTTAATTGGAATAACAGGGGCTGTTTATGTCTGTGGGATTTTAGCGGAAAGTTTTACAGGATATTTCTTATCAGCAAATGACCCTCAATTATTGGATCAATATACCTTTCATTTATCTGGGCCATATGTCTTGAATCAGTTAGCACGATATTCACTCGTCGGAATTGGAGAGGAAATTTTTAAATTATGTGTGTTTTTCATCCTGTATTGGCTTGGGGTTAAAGTTAGTAAACATAAGCTTGGTTCATGTATCATTTCCGTGATTGTGACGAGTTTTTTCTTTGGGCTTTTACATAGTAATTATAATTATGATCAGTGGTTGAATATTACGTTGATTATTGGAGTGGGGGCACTTGTTTATTTTTATTTTCTATTTAAGTATCAGACGATTGTGCCATTAATGATTGCTCATGGATTACAAGATTTTTTGGTCTCACTGGAGCATACGGAAGAGTTAACAGGAATTTATTCATTGTTTTTAGTGGGACTCATTTTAATTTGGTTTATTGCTCGATTTGGATTTGGGATTAAAGTAAAGACGGAAAGATGA
- the bsh gene encoding choloylglycine hydrolase has translation MCTGLSLTTKDGKHFFGRNLDVPASYGQSVHIIPRNFNWLNVVNGETLASKYACIGMGIVVDNHPLLFDAVNEKGLAGGGLNFTHFAKFNENAIDGKINISASDFVYWALSNFADLNELRQALENLVLTNIPFEHELPVAGLHWMFTDLSGRSIVIENMADGMHIHENPVGVLTNDPTFDWHLTNLRQYVTLEKATPAPKQMGDLLLHPYGHGLGMCGIPGDASPAARFVRTVFFRDSIVEANDEISGVTAFLNVLTGVTVIKGSEVDPDGSMNYTVYKSAMCQESGTYYYTDYYNRRINAVKLSNANLDSKEITSFPYQGEQDILFQN, from the coding sequence ATGTGTACAGGGTTAAGTTTAACTACTAAAGATGGAAAACACTTCTTTGGTAGAAATTTAGATGTTCCCGCTTCATACGGACAATCTGTTCATATCATTCCAAGAAATTTCAATTGGCTAAATGTCGTAAATGGTGAAACATTAGCTTCTAAATATGCGTGTATTGGAATGGGAATCGTTGTAGATAATCACCCACTTCTTTTTGATGCAGTCAATGAAAAAGGATTAGCTGGTGGTGGATTAAACTTTACGCACTTTGCTAAATTTAATGAAAATGCCATCGATGGAAAAATAAATATCTCCGCATCTGACTTTGTATACTGGGCACTTAGTAACTTTGCGGATTTAAATGAGTTACGTCAAGCGTTAGAAAATTTAGTACTGACTAATATTCCATTTGAGCATGAGCTTCCAGTTGCAGGTCTTCACTGGATGTTCACTGATTTATCTGGGCGTAGTATCGTGATTGAAAATATGGCCGACGGTATGCATATTCATGAAAATCCAGTTGGTGTTTTAACGAATGACCCAACTTTTGATTGGCACTTAACTAATTTAAGACAGTATGTTACCCTTGAAAAAGCAACACCGGCTCCAAAACAAATGGGAGATTTACTGCTTCATCCATATGGTCATGGTTTAGGAATGTGTGGAATTCCAGGAGATGCTTCACCTGCTGCACGATTTGTTAGAACGGTCTTCTTTAGAGATTCAATCGTTGAAGCGAATGATGAAATCAGTGGCGTTACTGCTTTCCTCAACGTGTTAACAGGGGTAACAGTTATTAAAGGGTCTGAAGTTGATCCCGATGGCTCAATGAATTATACCGTGTATAAATCAGCGATGTGTCAAGAAAGTGGAACTTACTATTATACCGATTATTACAATCGACGTATCAATGCCGTTAAATTATCAAATGCTAATTTAGACTCAAAAGAAATTACAAGTTTCCCTTATCAAGGAGAGCAAGATATCTTGTTCCAAAACTAA